In Chloracidobacterium sp., the following proteins share a genomic window:
- a CDS encoding cytochrome b N-terminal domain-containing protein: protein MQAEQGYSALGEFWNNLKAIPREVRRAMFRGGTPTTDRSRSTFVFGNVFLHLHAVRTHLWSLRWSTTAGLGIITTAAFLITLITGVLLMFYYKPYTDVAYQSIKDIHFIVPTGRYMRNIHRWAANVMVIGVILHMARAFYTAAYRHPREFNWFIGWGLLVTTLALSFTGYLLPWDQLAYWAITIGANIAQSPREITDAMGMTEFFDIGGLQREILLGSEVVGEEALIRFYLLHVMILPLTLAALMAVHFWRIRKDGGLAKPSDADQRVIEDKKQYYPVFTEEPAKTYQLAAIVKGKTPAVDSGPENTVPSMPHLFFAELGVLMLTVLICVALAFVSDAPLKELANPLVPENPAKAPWYFLGLQEIVSFSAFMGGIGIPMLCMVGLGLIPFLDREKEGTGEWFGGPGGWRLVKWSMVVGFASSIFVEAFAIEFGWLREWFPDIPQLVITLVNPGTVLTAIYAAFSFWAIRRYNSTRAGALALFTCFLCGFIVLTVIGTYFRGPNWDFFWSPSSWPGH, encoded by the coding sequence ATGCAGGCTGAACAAGGCTATTCCGCACTTGGTGAATTTTGGAACAACCTCAAGGCGATACCGCGCGAGGTTCGCCGGGCGATGTTCCGGGGCGGCACGCCGACAACCGATCGATCGAGATCGACTTTCGTTTTCGGCAATGTCTTTCTTCACCTGCACGCGGTCAGGACACATCTCTGGTCACTGCGATGGTCAACGACGGCCGGACTCGGCATCATCACGACAGCGGCATTTCTCATCACGCTGATCACGGGCGTGCTGCTGATGTTCTATTACAAGCCATACACGGACGTCGCATATCAATCGATCAAAGATATTCACTTTATCGTGCCGACCGGCCGCTACATGCGCAACATTCACCGTTGGGCGGCAAACGTGATGGTCATCGGCGTGATATTGCACATGGCGAGGGCGTTTTACACCGCAGCGTATCGCCATCCGCGCGAATTCAATTGGTTCATCGGCTGGGGGCTGCTTGTCACAACGCTGGCGCTTTCGTTCACCGGCTATCTGCTTCCGTGGGACCAGCTTGCATATTGGGCGATCACGATCGGCGCGAACATCGCTCAGAGTCCGCGTGAGATCACGGACGCAATGGGAATGACCGAGTTCTTTGACATCGGCGGCCTGCAGCGGGAGATACTGCTCGGCTCTGAGGTCGTAGGCGAAGAGGCCCTGATCCGCTTCTATCTGCTTCATGTGATGATCCTGCCGCTGACGCTCGCCGCGCTTATGGCCGTTCATTTCTGGCGCATTCGCAAGGACGGTGGACTTGCGAAGCCGTCTGATGCCGACCAGCGTGTCATCGAGGACAAGAAGCAATACTATCCGGTCTTTACAGAAGAGCCTGCGAAGACATATCAGCTTGCGGCGATCGTAAAAGGCAAAACGCCCGCCGTGGATTCCGGGCCTGAGAATACCGTGCCGTCGATGCCGCATCTGTTCTTTGCGGAGTTGGGCGTTCTGATGTTGACGGTGCTGATCTGTGTCGCACTGGCATTCGTTTCCGATGCTCCGTTAAAGGAGCTCGCCAATCCGCTCGTGCCTGAGAACCCAGCCAAGGCACCGTGGTATTTCCTCGGCCTGCAGGAGATCGTTTCGTTCTCGGCATTCATGGGTGGCATCGGAATACCGATGCTGTGCATGGTCGGGTTAGGACTGATACCGTTCCTCGACCGTGAGAAAGAAGGTACCGGCGAATGGTTCGGTGGCCCTGGCGGATGGCGGTTGGTTAAATGGTCGATGGTCGTCGGGTTTGCATCGTCGATCTTTGTCGAAGCATTTGCTATAGAATTCGGCTGGCTCCGCGAGTGGTTTCCTGACATTCCACAGCTTGTGATCACTCTAGTGAATCCCGGAACGGTGCTGACGGCCATCTACGCAGCATTCTCGTTCTGGGCGATCAGACGTTACAACTCGACGCGAGCGGGGGCATTGGCCCTCTTCACGTGCTTCCTGTGCGGATTTATCGTGCTGACCGTGATTGGCACATACTTCCGCGGTCCGAATTGGGATTTCTTCTGGTCGCCTTCGTCGTGGCCGGGGCATTGA
- a CDS encoding ubiquinol-cytochrome c reductase iron-sulfur subunit yields MTTHPGKKESRFDPEPMPRRDFLGLAALGSMIAAFVFSVFGMLKLPKAAVSATLSKKFNVTLPDTLLEGEAFIPPGRNVAVFRDGEGVYAISTICTHLGCIVKASGTGFDCPCHGSGFEKDGTVRKGPAPKPLPWLKVAKNGAVFNIDEGTTVKSGTKV; encoded by the coding sequence ATGACTACGCATCCGGGCAAGAAAGAGTCACGATTTGATCCCGAGCCGATGCCGCGCAGGGACTTTTTGGGCCTCGCAGCCTTGGGTTCGATGATTGCGGCATTCGTTTTCTCGGTATTCGGCATGCTCAAGCTGCCCAAGGCGGCCGTGTCGGCGACACTATCGAAGAAGTTTAACGTCACGCTGCCCGACACGCTGCTTGAGGGCGAGGCGTTCATCCCGCCGGGCCGCAACGTCGCCGTCTTTCGCGACGGCGAGGGTGTGTATGCGATCTCGACGATCTGTACGCATCTGGGCTGCATCGTCAAGGCAAGCGGAACGGGATTCGATTGTCCGTGCCACGGCTCAGGCTTTGAAAAAGACGGCACCGTGCGAAAGGGCCCGGCTCCCAAGCCCCTGCCGTGGCTTAAGGTAGCCAAGAATGGTGCGGTATTCAATATCGACGAGGGAACGACCGTCAAATCGGGGACAAAGGTGTAG
- a CDS encoding FAD-dependent oxidoreductase: protein MRILKVDIPGEGYHKGLISCQAACPVHTDARGYVRAIADGKFNEAYLIARGPNPFASMCGRICGAPCEVACRRGKIPKVNDDGLFVGQDRPIAIRALKRFVCDQYGPEARPVSDVVDEIRDFIPPIAADAEEMASLLRAARSRTVVPGNGEKIAIIGSGPAGLSAAHDLALLGFNPVVFEIEPVAAGMLAVGVPAYRLPRDLIASEVAVIEALGVDIRCGVEVGKDVTFKELREQFAAVIIAVGAKSSRELGLKGENGPGVVGGVDLLRAVSLDEPIEIGNEVVVIGGGNVAYDVARSVVRQIAFDTARTAARLAGTTRVHLVSLEGAEEMPADTIEIVEGDEEGVERSNGWGPTEIVRDEAGHVTGVAFRRCLRVYDDERKFAPVYDDEDTRVIPCDTVLLAVGQAPKLSFLEIGGKDVERMRGDWLKVDPATLSTTADGVFVAGDLAHGTRLLIDAVASGKAAARSVYQFLTGRKLESEVIEAHRVLDHYRRELGYESIRRVEVPTIEPSERLEHPENVVEIGYTKEQAMREASRCLDCGVTPVFDGLRCVLCGGCQDVCPTKCLKLVSLGRIEIGEETETVFDRALGEDADLKENSAILKDEDRCIRCALCAIRCPVDAISMERITFQTNWSCV from the coding sequence ATGCGGATTCTCAAAGTCGACATCCCGGGGGAAGGCTACCATAAGGGATTGATCTCGTGTCAGGCCGCCTGCCCTGTTCACACGGATGCACGCGGCTACGTTCGAGCGATCGCAGACGGAAAATTCAATGAAGCCTACCTGATCGCCCGCGGCCCAAATCCCTTTGCCTCGATGTGCGGCCGTATCTGCGGAGCACCGTGCGAGGTCGCCTGCCGTCGCGGGAAGATTCCAAAAGTCAACGATGACGGGCTGTTTGTCGGCCAGGACCGTCCGATCGCCATTCGGGCGCTTAAGCGTTTCGTCTGCGACCAATACGGCCCCGAGGCAAGGCCGGTCAGTGATGTTGTCGATGAGATCAGGGATTTCATTCCGCCCATAGCGGCCGACGCCGAAGAAATGGCATCGCTCCTGCGAGCTGCACGCAGCCGAACCGTCGTGCCGGGCAACGGTGAGAAGATCGCCATTATCGGGTCAGGGCCCGCGGGACTGAGCGCAGCCCATGATCTGGCACTGTTAGGTTTCAATCCGGTTGTTTTTGAGATCGAACCGGTTGCGGCTGGTATGCTCGCGGTCGGAGTCCCGGCCTATCGCCTGCCCCGCGACCTGATAGCGAGCGAGGTGGCGGTCATCGAGGCACTCGGCGTCGATATCCGCTGCGGCGTCGAGGTCGGAAAGGACGTCACATTCAAGGAACTTCGCGAGCAGTTTGCGGCCGTAATAATAGCGGTCGGGGCAAAATCGTCGCGAGAACTCGGTCTCAAGGGCGAGAACGGCCCGGGTGTGGTCGGCGGCGTCGATCTGCTGCGGGCCGTCTCACTCGATGAACCTATCGAGATCGGCAACGAAGTGGTCGTGATCGGCGGTGGTAATGTCGCCTACGACGTCGCCCGCTCCGTAGTCCGGCAGATCGCATTCGATACGGCTCGAACGGCAGCTCGGCTGGCGGGCACGACGCGCGTTCACCTCGTCTCGCTCGAAGGTGCCGAAGAGATGCCTGCCGACACCATTGAGATCGTTGAGGGCGATGAGGAGGGCGTCGAACGCAGCAATGGCTGGGGCCCGACCGAGATCGTCCGCGATGAGGCGGGACACGTGACGGGCGTAGCTTTTCGTCGATGCCTGCGGGTCTATGACGACGAGCGAAAGTTTGCTCCGGTCTATGACGACGAGGATACGCGTGTCATCCCCTGCGACACGGTGCTGCTTGCAGTTGGGCAGGCCCCAAAGCTGTCATTTCTTGAGATCGGCGGCAAAGATGTCGAACGAATGCGCGGTGACTGGTTAAAGGTTGATCCAGCAACCCTTTCCACGACTGCGGATGGCGTCTTTGTCGCCGGTGATCTCGCCCACGGAACGCGTCTGCTCATCGATGCCGTCGCATCGGGCAAGGCGGCGGCGCGTTCCGTGTACCAATTCCTGACAGGCCGGAAATTGGAGAGCGAGGTCATCGAAGCCCACAGGGTCCTCGATCATTATCGGCGCGAACTCGGATACGAATCGATACGCCGCGTCGAGGTGCCGACGATCGAGCCATCCGAACGCCTCGAGCATCCCGAAAATGTCGTTGAGATCGGCTATACCAAGGAACAGGCAATGCGCGAGGCGTCTCGCTGTCTCGATTGTGGCGTCACGCCGGTATTCGACGGGCTGCGCTGCGTATTATGCGGCGGCTGTCAGGACGTCTGCCCGACAAAGTGTCTCAAGCTCGTCTCACTTGGCCGGATCGAGATCGGCGAAGAGACCGAAACAGTCTTTGACCGGGCGTTAGGCGAGGACGCTGACCTGAAGGAGAACTCAGCGATCCTTAAGGACGAGGACCGGTGCATCCGCTGCGCGCTGTGCGCGATACGCTGCCCGGTCGATGCGATATCAATGGAACGCATTACATTTCAGACAAACTGGAGTTGTGTATGA
- a CDS encoding zinc ribbon domain-containing protein, which yields MICHHCNTQNADDYDFCVSCGQPINATVQRRANLFQPPGVAQMADKKRTVLPWVLAGLVAVLLVVVFGGVFAVYQWTPSEVLPTHFGMFVQNDAKDRVDEIRRQDFANAIEGKAALLKDEALPTVVSHPSLILNADSSININDLRLVPLEAIKDDGSMQQIDLQAAPVEGKPEMKRLRVPDGLANGKYALAIFDSYINEGKQRFWPFQVRDSAKSDNGSALKAASVPLKPKAQATNTPATPTTSVSTRTAPVQPAVPPPMPTTGMRTISANYVRVRVGPSSNAAFHPTFRFNRGARVNVVGYTGYECPKSGKGCGPWAEIEGGYYVHSSLLR from the coding sequence ATGATATGTCATCACTGTAATACTCAGAATGCAGATGACTATGACTTTTGCGTAAGCTGTGGACAACCGATAAACGCGACCGTACAGCGTCGGGCGAACCTCTTCCAGCCGCCGGGCGTGGCCCAGATGGCTGACAAGAAACGGACGGTGCTGCCGTGGGTGCTGGCGGGGCTTGTCGCCGTACTGTTGGTCGTAGTTTTCGGCGGCGTCTTCGCCGTCTATCAATGGACGCCGAGCGAGGTGCTTCCGACACATTTCGGGATGTTCGTGCAAAATGACGCCAAGGACCGTGTCGATGAGATACGTAGACAGGATTTTGCAAACGCAATCGAAGGCAAGGCCGCTTTGCTTAAGGACGAGGCCCTTCCTACCGTGGTATCGCATCCTAGTCTTATCCTGAATGCGGACAGCAGCATCAATATCAATGATCTGCGGCTCGTTCCACTCGAGGCGATCAAGGACGACGGCAGCATGCAGCAGATCGACCTTCAGGCGGCGCCGGTCGAAGGAAAGCCTGAGATGAAACGCCTTCGTGTGCCAGACGGTCTCGCCAACGGCAAATATGCATTGGCGATCTTTGATAGCTACATCAACGAGGGCAAGCAGCGCTTCTGGCCGTTTCAGGTTCGGGACTCCGCAAAAAGCGATAACGGAAGCGCTCTGAAAGCCGCATCGGTCCCACTGAAACCAAAGGCCCAGGCGACCAATACACCGGCGACCCCAACGACATCCGTATCCACCCGGACGGCCCCGGTCCAGCCGGCGGTGCCACCGCCAATGCCGACAACGGGCATGAGAACGATCTCCGCTAACTATGTCAGGGTCCGTGTCGGGCCGAGTTCGAATGCGGCATTTCATCCGACATTTCGATTCAATCGCGGCGCGCGCGTGAATGTCGTTGGCTACACTGGCTATGAATGTCCCAAGAGCGGGAAGGGCTGCGGGCCATGGGCCGAGATCGAAGGTGGCTACTACGTCCACTCGTCATTGCTTCGGTAA
- a CDS encoding D-alanyl-D-alanine carboxypeptidase family protein: protein MHRSIIALITLAFAVGACQCGSETNDNKTWTNIPKASNSGKNSAIEPDKNIMNGGFTANLPAGFEPPTDEVGKRMLKEYGALYVARGGAVAPKTAAFRDGAAVTAFQSSAKGTSGSIGGTTLELQEPAMTHLKDAIAEAEKSGASITPRGTDSAKRSYEDTVTLWASRVNPGLTHWVGKGRITQADADRIKGMSPFEQVSEIFKLEEQGIYFAKTLDKSIIYSVAPPGTSQHLSMLALDVNEHENAKVRQILAKHGWYQTVVSDLPHFTFLGVPESDLPRLGLKKRTDGGRIYWVPDI from the coding sequence ATGCACAGATCGATCATCGCTCTTATTACGCTGGCATTCGCCGTTGGTGCTTGCCAATGCGGATCGGAAACGAACGATAACAAGACCTGGACAAATATCCCCAAAGCGTCAAATTCGGGAAAGAATTCGGCTATCGAGCCCGACAAGAATATTATGAACGGTGGTTTTACTGCGAATCTGCCGGCAGGCTTTGAACCGCCGACTGATGAAGTCGGCAAGCGGATGCTGAAGGAATACGGCGCACTATACGTCGCCCGCGGTGGTGCTGTCGCGCCGAAGACGGCCGCTTTTCGCGATGGGGCTGCCGTGACGGCCTTCCAATCCTCCGCCAAAGGAACCAGTGGCAGCATTGGCGGCACGACCCTCGAATTGCAGGAGCCTGCGATGACGCATCTCAAGGATGCCATCGCTGAGGCCGAAAAGTCTGGCGCGTCCATCACGCCTCGCGGGACGGACTCGGCAAAACGCAGCTATGAGGATACCGTGACGCTCTGGGCGAGCCGCGTGAATCCGGGGCTGACGCATTGGGTCGGCAAGGGGCGCATCACTCAAGCCGATGCGGATCGGATCAAGGGCATGTCACCATTTGAACAGGTGAGTGAGATATTCAAGCTCGAAGAACAGGGGATCTACTTTGCCAAGACGCTCGATAAATCTATCATCTACTCCGTCGCACCGCCCGGCACGTCGCAGCACCTGTCTATGCTGGCTCTCGATGTCAATGAGCACGAGAACGCCAAGGTCAGACAGATACTGGCGAAACACGGCTGGTATCAGACTGTCGTGAGCGACCTGCCGCACTTCACGTTTCTGGGCGTGCCTGAGAGCGATCTGCCAAGACTGGGATTGAAGAAACGGACTGACGGCGGTAGAATTTATTGGGTTCCCGATATTTAG
- the glnA gene encoding type I glutamate--ammonia ligase: MNAKNVLTFASDQEARFVSVRFTDLPGAWHHLTFPIDQLTEDSFEDGFGFDASSLRGWAAIHESDMLLVPDPSRFWIDPFTDDTTLCLIANAVDPITKEGYWLDPRSVASRAESYLNFTGLADTAYFGPEAEFFIFDQAQFHNEQNSAGYFIDSEEGHWNSARGGDVPNTGYHIRPKEGYVPVAPMDSLIDIRNTISSTLLEVGISVECHHHEVATAGQCEIDFRFSNLLHTADNLMLFKYVVKNTAHAYDKTATFMPKPLFGDNGSGMHVHQSLWKDGDPLFGGDQYAGLSEMAKFYIGGLLKHAPAIVGFAAPTTNSYKRLVPGFEAPVNLAYSARNRSAAVRIPMFSQSPKAKRLEFRPPDPSCNPYLTFAALLMAGLDGVQNRIDPGEPLDKDIYDLPPEELANVPSLPGSLDESLKALENDHDFLLKGDVFTPQLIERWIRYKRENEITPLRLRPHPLEFSMYYDV; this comes from the coding sequence ATGAACGCCAAAAATGTCTTGACTTTCGCTTCTGACCAAGAAGCGAGATTTGTCTCTGTGCGCTTTACGGATCTGCCCGGCGCGTGGCACCACCTGACCTTCCCGATCGATCAGTTGACGGAAGACAGCTTTGAGGACGGGTTCGGGTTTGACGCCTCTAGCCTTCGCGGGTGGGCGGCAATTCACGAATCGGACATGCTGCTCGTGCCGGATCCGTCGCGGTTCTGGATCGACCCATTCACCGACGACACCACGCTCTGCCTGATCGCAAATGCCGTCGATCCGATAACTAAAGAGGGCTACTGGCTCGATCCACGTTCGGTCGCAAGCCGCGCCGAGAGCTATCTGAACTTTACCGGCCTTGCCGACACCGCGTATTTTGGCCCCGAAGCCGAGTTCTTTATTTTTGACCAGGCTCAATTCCACAATGAGCAAAACTCGGCCGGCTACTTTATTGACAGCGAAGAGGGCCACTGGAACTCCGCACGTGGCGGAGATGTTCCGAACACCGGCTACCATATCCGCCCTAAAGAGGGCTACGTACCGGTCGCCCCGATGGATTCGCTTATCGACATCCGCAACACGATCTCGTCAACGCTCCTCGAGGTTGGCATCAGCGTCGAATGCCATCACCATGAGGTTGCGACCGCCGGACAATGCGAGATCGATTTCAGATTCTCGAATCTGCTCCATACGGCCGATAATCTGATGCTCTTTAAGTATGTCGTAAAGAATACGGCCCACGCCTACGATAAGACGGCGACATTTATGCCGAAACCGCTCTTCGGCGATAACGGCTCGGGTATGCACGTTCACCAGTCGTTGTGGAAGGACGGCGACCCGCTGTTTGGCGGCGATCAGTATGCGGGGCTGTCGGAGATGGCAAAATTCTACATCGGCGGGCTTTTGAAGCATGCTCCGGCGATAGTAGGATTTGCCGCACCAACGACCAACTCATACAAGAGGCTCGTTCCGGGCTTTGAGGCGCCCGTGAATCTGGCATACTCGGCGCGAAACCGCTCTGCGGCGGTGAGGATACCGATGTTCTCGCAATCGCCAAAGGCAAAGCGTCTTGAGTTTCGTCCGCCCGATCCGTCGTGCAATCCGTATCTGACGTTTGCGGCGCTGCTGATGGCCGGCCTCGACGGCGTCCAGAACCGCATCGATCCGGGCGAACCGCTCGACAAGGACATCTACGATCTGCCTCCCGAGGAATTGGCAAACGTCCCCTCGCTGCCAGGCAGCCTCGACGAATCGCTCAAGGCACTCGAGAACGACCACGACTTCCTGCTCAAGGGCGATGTCTTTACGCCACAGCTTATCGAACGCTGGATCAGATACAAACGCGAGAACGAGATCACGCCGTTGAGATTGCGGCCGCATCCGCTTGAGTTCTCGATGTATTATGATGTGTAG
- a CDS encoding 2-nitropropane dioxygenase yields the protein MDKYSIVCPCCEATLTVDANTGALLAHEEKKKVLGSFEDLKGNLDKQKEHREQIFAQEMSSMKDRERLLEEKFKEALKRAEGDTTTPFRNPLDLD from the coding sequence ATGGATAAGTATTCGATAGTCTGCCCCTGCTGCGAAGCGACCTTGACGGTCGATGCAAACACGGGGGCGCTGCTCGCACACGAGGAGAAGAAGAAGGTCCTGGGATCGTTCGAAGACCTGAAAGGCAACCTCGACAAGCAGAAAGAACATCGCGAGCAGATATTCGCTCAGGAAATGTCGTCAATGAAGGATCGCGAACGGCTGCTCGAAGAAAAATTCAAGGAAGCCCTAAAACGCGCAGAAGGCGACACGACGACACCGTTCAGAAATCCTCTTGACCTCGACTAG
- the pyrF gene encoding orotidine-5'-phosphate decarboxylase, whose amino-acid sequence MALPVIDPKMRVIVALDVDSAHEARRIVAELAGHVGAFKVGLQLFTVAGPEFVRELTADGHRVFLDLKFHDIPNTVVNAAVEAAKLDVWMLNVHASGGGEMMRETVRRVEAHCSSTRSTRPLIIAVTVLTSSDDDTLGEIGIETDAETQVVRLARLAADCGLDGVVASAQEAVAIRKAVGRDGFIIVTPGVRPAFATRDDQRRVTSVREAFDNGADLLVIGRPIIRAVSMADAVSEILHEAAKADQ is encoded by the coding sequence ATGGCCTTGCCAGTCATTGATCCAAAAATGCGCGTAATAGTCGCCCTCGATGTGGATTCGGCCCACGAGGCGCGCCGCATCGTTGCGGAGTTGGCAGGCCATGTTGGCGCTTTCAAGGTCGGGCTGCAGTTGTTCACCGTCGCGGGCCCCGAATTTGTTAGGGAACTTACGGCAGACGGTCATCGCGTTTTTCTCGACTTAAAATTTCACGATATCCCAAATACTGTTGTAAATGCAGCCGTCGAGGCCGCCAAACTCGACGTTTGGATGCTGAATGTTCACGCATCCGGCGGTGGCGAGATGATGCGCGAAACGGTACGGCGTGTTGAGGCACATTGTTCGTCGACACGTTCGACTAGGCCGCTGATCATCGCCGTAACAGTGTTGACCAGTAGCGACGACGATACTCTCGGCGAGATCGGTATCGAAACGGATGCCGAGACACAGGTCGTTCGCCTGGCCCGGCTTGCTGCGGATTGCGGCCTCGATGGGGTTGTCGCCTCGGCGCAGGAAGCCGTGGCGATCAGGAAGGCCGTTGGCCGCGACGGTTTTATCATCGTTACGCCCGGCGTCAGGCCCGCTTTTGCAACAAGGGACGACCAGCGGCGTGTAACCAGCGTCAGAGAGGCGTTCGATAACGGCGCAGATCTTCTCGTCATCGGCCGTCCGATAATTCGCGCTGTGAGCATGGCCGACGCGGTCAGTGAGATATTGCACGAGGCGGCAAAAGCCGATCAATGA
- a CDS encoding DUF3108 domain-containing protein, translated as MTIYKKLPFGFVLRIAVAFAFLAAFVCAQDSETIANDTGPAPTRFRIGEKLSYNLSFGRFLNAGYADIAVLSRGKLRNVDVIEVRSRVKTFDVVSAAFCNIDETRTAYLQPGTGIPVYIRKVSSTGALPVETNADFFKVPTTSLDLLSLIYKVRESGGTGSFAVTENEQLYSLTLTAAGTEQVKTEIGDIEANVSAVQGEALAALGIKDMRIGFTADEHRVPVFLRFRTPKGPFRAVIASITLPEVPTKPTPTPTPTPAPTPAVKPSPTPDTYVDNAPLLPELGFQVGELLEYRVATDRRPAGTMTLNAKERKRINNVDTLVLRASVTGSATGADALRPGDYFEAQVDPDTLAPRYSSAKFVSPFPSLNQTLTFDPNSGEIGTGGKQTIDAPVGTHTVLTLIYAMRSFNLKPSKDPGNPVNDTRVAVFWGDRPLVFTLRPSTLEVIDIGGEKVSAQLISITTGEGILDKLDLKVWLGAEDRVPLRFSAGAYTAELVSRSTSLRK; from the coding sequence ATGACCATTTACAAGAAACTTCCATTCGGCTTCGTCCTGCGCATCGCGGTCGCGTTTGCCTTCCTTGCGGCATTCGTGTGTGCTCAGGACAGCGAGACAATAGCCAACGACACGGGTCCGGCCCCCACACGATTTCGCATCGGTGAGAAGCTCTCTTATAACCTCTCATTCGGACGTTTTCTTAATGCCGGATACGCTGATATCGCAGTCCTTTCAAGAGGCAAATTGAGAAATGTCGATGTTATTGAGGTCCGCTCGCGCGTCAAGACATTTGATGTCGTCAGCGCGGCGTTTTGTAATATCGATGAGACGCGGACGGCCTATCTGCAGCCGGGAACCGGCATCCCGGTTTATATCCGAAAGGTATCAAGCACCGGTGCCCTTCCGGTAGAAACGAACGCTGACTTCTTCAAGGTGCCGACGACGAGCCTCGATCTGCTCTCGCTAATCTATAAGGTCCGCGAGAGTGGGGGCACGGGCAGTTTTGCCGTTACTGAGAATGAGCAACTCTACAGCCTCACCCTCACGGCCGCGGGCACTGAACAGGTGAAGACCGAGATTGGCGACATTGAGGCCAACGTGTCGGCCGTGCAGGGCGAGGCCCTCGCTGCCCTCGGCATAAAGGACATGCGGATCGGATTTACGGCCGACGAGCATCGCGTCCCGGTTTTCCTTCGCTTCAGGACACCCAAAGGGCCCTTTCGAGCGGTCATTGCGTCGATAACGCTGCCCGAGGTGCCAACCAAACCTACACCCACACCGACCCCAACACCCGCACCAACGCCCGCTGTCAAACCGTCGCCAACGCCCGATACGTATGTCGATAACGCCCCGCTGTTACCTGAGTTGGGCTTTCAGGTTGGTGAACTTCTCGAATATCGCGTCGCCACTGACCGACGCCCGGCCGGCACCATGACATTGAATGCCAAAGAACGTAAGCGGATCAACAACGTCGATACCCTGGTCCTTAGGGCCAGCGTCACGGGTTCGGCTACGGGTGCGGATGCCCTCCGTCCCGGCGATTATTTCGAAGCTCAGGTCGATCCCGATACACTCGCCCCGCGATACTCGTCCGCGAAGTTTGTCTCTCCATTTCCCTCGTTGAATCAAACACTGACGTTTGACCCCAATAGCGGCGAGATCGGCACGGGCGGAAAGCAAACGATCGACGCACCCGTCGGGACCCACACGGTCCTGACGCTGATCTACGCAATGCGTTCGTTCAATCTAAAGCCGAGTAAAGATCCGGGCAATCCGGTCAACGATACCCGCGTGGCGGTGTTCTGGGGCGACAGGCCGCTTGTCTTCACCTTGCGGCCATCGACGCTCGAGGTGATCGACATCGGCGGTGAGAAGGTCAGTGCTCAATTGATCTCGATCACGACGGGCGAAGGGATTCTTGACAAACTCGACCTAAAAGTATGGCTTGGAGCCGAGGACCGCGTCCCGCTGCGCTTTTCCGCCGGGGCATATACGGCGGAGCTTGTCTCTCGCTCGACGAGTCTTCGAAAATAG
- a CDS encoding ferrous iron transport protein A: MVKTTLTDVVPGRSVRVTAVSGSGRITQRLLEMGIIPGVSLKVVKSAPFGDPIEVRLRGYSLAMRRSEAAAVEVA; this comes from the coding sequence ATGGTCAAAACGACACTGACAGACGTAGTGCCGGGGCGAAGTGTAAGAGTTACCGCCGTGAGCGGCAGCGGCCGTATCACGCAAAGATTGCTCGAAATGGGTATCATTCCGGGCGTCTCGCTAAAGGTCGTCAAATCCGCACCCTTCGGCGACCCGATCGAGGTCCGCCTGCGAGGCTACAGCCTCGCCATGCGCCGCAGCGAGGCCGCCGCCGTCGAAGTTGCATAA